The following proteins are co-located in the Acidimicrobiales bacterium genome:
- a CDS encoding stage II sporulation protein M, translating into MDIGKFVELRKPRWDRLEVLASRAASRNSRLQPNEIDELVQLYHLTSADLSELRTHLPDPLLIGSLTELVGMANGAIYGSRSSAIRGFRQFFAVTFPSAIWAHRHRILLALFITFGPALAFGLWLANSDAALQASAPAYVREAYVEEEFEDYYSSDPAGQFSTEVFFNNVQVAFFAFALGLTLGIGTLWILAYNGANLGLAAGLMHASGSGTLFWGLILPHGLLELTAIVVAGGAGLGLGWSIIAPGDRSRSQALATEGQRTAVVVLGLIPVFGLAALIEGFVTPSPLSTLVRVLIGVLAFVAFWLWTIPAGRAGAARGATGRFNDVLASPTV; encoded by the coding sequence GTGGACATCGGGAAGTTCGTCGAACTGAGAAAGCCGCGCTGGGACCGCCTCGAGGTTCTGGCGTCGCGGGCTGCCTCGCGCAACTCGCGGCTGCAGCCCAACGAGATCGACGAACTGGTGCAGCTGTACCACCTGACGTCGGCAGACCTGTCCGAGCTGCGAACACACCTGCCCGACCCCCTGCTGATCGGGTCGCTCACCGAACTGGTGGGCATGGCAAACGGCGCCATCTACGGCTCGAGGTCGTCGGCGATTCGCGGCTTCAGACAGTTCTTCGCCGTGACCTTCCCATCGGCGATATGGGCTCACCGACACCGGATATTGCTGGCTCTGTTCATCACGTTTGGCCCTGCACTGGCGTTTGGGCTGTGGCTGGCCAACAGCGACGCCGCCCTGCAGGCTTCGGCCCCGGCATATGTTCGAGAGGCCTACGTCGAAGAAGAGTTCGAGGACTATTACTCGTCGGACCCCGCGGGCCAGTTCTCGACCGAAGTCTTCTTCAACAACGTCCAGGTGGCGTTCTTCGCATTCGCCTTGGGCTTGACGCTGGGCATCGGCACCCTGTGGATTCTGGCGTACAACGGGGCCAACCTGGGGCTGGCCGCCGGTTTGATGCACGCCTCGGGCAGCGGCACCCTGTTCTGGGGTCTCATCTTGCCCCACGGACTCCTGGAGCTGACCGCCATCGTCGTTGCGGGCGGTGCCGGGCTGGGCCTGGGCTGGAGCATCATCGCCCCCGGTGACCGGTCGAGGTCGCAGGCCCTCGCCACCGAGGGCCAACGTACGGCCGTGGTGGTGCTGGGTTTGATACCCGTGTTCGGCCTAGCGGCGCTGATCGAGGGTTTCGTCACTCCGTCGCCGTTGTCGACCCTGGTTCGCGTGCTGATAGGTGTCCTGGCATTCGTCGCGTTCTGGCTGTGGACGATCCCGGCCGGCAGGGCGGGCGCAGCACGCGGTGCCACCGGCCGGTTCAACGACGTGCTTGCCTCACCCACGGTTTGA
- a CDS encoding DUF58 domain-containing protein, giving the protein MIALGPRAWMAAAASTPVALLVAWASGSWVLGTASAVVATLATVVFDASLCAAPQTIEIERGLPHSIVVGSTGEVGWAIRNRGVRKAQLAVSDSLYPSLGAERRFAVEVDAGGQALVTTQMKPTRRGRFELEQLVVRSVGPLGVGARQQTRQMPELIRVVPAFHSKREVELRMQRARLLDIGSRSVRAFGGGTEFDQLRDYTPDDQFRNIDWAATARSGRTIVRQYRAEQHETVLLVLDNGRLMAARAGGVTRLEHAMDAVMALASVTSRIGDLSGLVTFDSEVRDVVAPARGTRHLNRLTEHMFDLQPVLGESDYAALAAQVLARFRRRTTVVLLTDLAPAVVDSSLAGAVKALALRHDVVVGAVVASEVMRWVDTVPSEVGEAHLVAAAAAAMQERKRAETALRAAGARVLDAEAGRLGPELVDLYLTRKALGRP; this is encoded by the coding sequence ATGATCGCATTGGGGCCCCGCGCCTGGATGGCTGCCGCGGCCTCTACCCCTGTGGCGCTTCTGGTTGCGTGGGCTTCGGGAAGCTGGGTGCTCGGCACCGCCTCGGCCGTCGTGGCCACGCTGGCGACGGTGGTTTTCGATGCATCGCTCTGTGCAGCGCCACAAACGATCGAGATCGAACGGGGCCTACCCCACTCGATAGTGGTTGGTTCCACCGGCGAGGTGGGCTGGGCGATACGTAACCGGGGTGTCAGAAAGGCCCAGCTTGCTGTCAGCGATTCGTTGTATCCGTCGCTGGGTGCCGAACGTCGTTTCGCGGTAGAGGTCGACGCCGGTGGGCAGGCGCTGGTGACGACCCAGATGAAGCCGACCAGGCGGGGCCGCTTCGAGCTCGAACAGCTGGTCGTGCGAAGCGTCGGACCACTGGGCGTGGGTGCCAGGCAACAGACCCGACAGATGCCCGAGCTGATTCGTGTGGTGCCCGCGTTTCACAGCAAACGCGAGGTCGAGCTCAGGATGCAACGCGCCCGTCTGCTCGACATCGGGTCGCGATCGGTCAGGGCGTTCGGCGGCGGAACCGAGTTCGATCAGCTCCGCGACTACACACCCGACGACCAGTTCCGCAACATCGACTGGGCCGCGACCGCTCGGAGCGGCCGAACGATCGTCAGGCAGTACCGCGCCGAGCAGCACGAGACCGTGCTGCTGGTTCTCGACAACGGGCGCCTGATGGCAGCGCGTGCAGGTGGTGTCACGCGTCTGGAACACGCCATGGACGCCGTGATGGCGCTGGCGTCCGTCACCAGTCGCATCGGTGACCTTTCGGGGCTGGTGACATTCGACTCGGAAGTTCGCGACGTGGTGGCACCGGCCCGGGGCACCCGTCACCTCAATCGTCTGACAGAGCACATGTTCGACCTCCAGCCCGTGCTGGGCGAGTCGGACTATGCGGCGCTGGCGGCCCAGGTGCTGGCTCGGTTTCGGCGTCGCACGACGGTGGTCTTGCTGACCGACCTGGCCCCGGCCGTGGTCGACTCTTCGCTGGCAGGCGCGGTGAAGGCGTTGGCCCTGCGCCACGACGTGGTGGTGGGCGCGGTGGTGGCATCGGAGGTCATGCGCTGGGTCGACACGGTTCCTTCCGAGGTCGGCGAGGCACACCTGGTGGCGGCCGCCGCGGCCGCGATGCAAGAGCGCAAGCGTGCTGAGACAGCGCTGCGTGCGGCCGGAGCCCGAGTTCTCGACGCCGAGGCCGGCAGGCTGGGGCCTGAACTGGTCGATCTGTACCTCACCCGAAAGGCGCTTGGCCGGCCGTGA
- a CDS encoding MoxR family ATPase: MTFADGDNELGATAGGSAQGGSSARDAIAAVRDEISKVIVGQQGVVTGILTAILVDGHVLLEGVPGVAKTLMVSTLARALDLETRRVQFTPDLMPSDLTGQLVLDPGRAEFVFRHGPVFTNLLLADELNRTPPKTQAALLESMQERQVSVGGATRPLPNPFVVIATQNPIEYEGTYPLPEAQLDRFLFLLLVEYPSAEDEVDIMRRHHNGLDPRDPSAAGVTRVAGPADLAAARQEIDRIGVDDKVLEYIVALSRATRSDGAVELGVSPRGATMLLHAAKAWSWMSGRSFVTPDEVQAMARPALRHRIRLRADVVLDGTRPDEVIADILATVPVPR, from the coding sequence ATGACCTTCGCCGACGGCGACAACGAACTCGGCGCCACCGCAGGTGGGTCGGCTCAAGGTGGTTCTTCGGCTCGCGACGCCATCGCCGCGGTCAGAGACGAGATTTCGAAGGTGATCGTCGGTCAGCAGGGCGTGGTCACAGGCATACTCACGGCAATCCTGGTCGACGGCCACGTACTGCTCGAGGGTGTGCCTGGTGTCGCCAAGACCCTCATGGTCTCCACTCTGGCGCGGGCGCTCGATCTCGAGACCCGCAGGGTTCAGTTCACGCCCGACCTGATGCCAAGCGATCTAACGGGTCAGTTGGTTCTGGACCCGGGTCGTGCCGAGTTCGTGTTCAGACACGGGCCGGTGTTCACCAACCTGCTTCTGGCAGACGAACTCAATCGCACCCCGCCCAAGACTCAGGCGGCGCTGCTGGAATCGATGCAGGAACGACAGGTGTCGGTGGGCGGAGCGACGCGTCCGCTGCCGAATCCCTTCGTGGTCATCGCAACCCAGAACCCCATCGAGTACGAGGGCACCTACCCGCTGCCCGAGGCCCAACTCGACCGCTTCTTGTTCCTGCTGCTGGTCGAATACCCCAGCGCCGAAGACGAGGTCGACATCATGCGTCGTCACCACAACGGTCTCGACCCGCGCGACCCGTCGGCGGCCGGTGTGACTCGCGTGGCGGGTCCTGCCGACCTGGCGGCGGCACGACAAGAGATCGACCGTATAGGCGTGGACGACAAGGTTCTGGAGTACATCGTGGCGTTGTCGCGGGCCACCCGCAGTGACGGCGCCGTCGAGCTGGGCGTTTCGCCTCGCGGTGCCACCATGTTGTTGCACGCGGCCAAGGCCTGGTCGTGGATGAGCGGCCGCTCGTTCGTGACCCCAGACGAGGTGCAGGCGATGGCCAGGCCGGCGCTTCGTCACCGCATCAGGCTGCGCGCCGATGTGGTTCTGGACGGCACCCGCCCCGACGAGGTCATTGCCGACATCCTCGCGACGGTGCCGGTTCCCCGATGA
- a CDS encoding DUF4350 domain-containing protein: MNRSVFVIVAAVLVLIVAAATFFGDADERRGGPPLDPQSTIDDGSAAAWILVEQTGRSIEIGEFDPGSATNVLVDPVALDQPGIDRVQTYVESGGQVVLLDPDERLVELAGAGTLDDDLACDVEGFTDVDSLTTGVARAIASPAGAQSCFEVADGWLVVSAPMGTGRLVAVGSSRPFMNQWLAADDNAAFVVGVVGLTEGPITVVATERFAAIGAGDLTLMELISPVAWSVVAMVLVVLAFYALTRSRRLGNPVDETDLVEIDATELTKATARLYERSKARSVGTTRMYSLLDDDLGRRWRIDPREAGAEAVATKVRALPGERPLLKEALDPRAPEDDAGYVRRIGALVQARRIVTGSKRKEIQEERSPT, encoded by the coding sequence GTGAATCGTTCCGTGTTCGTGATCGTCGCCGCGGTGTTGGTGCTGATCGTCGCCGCGGCGACCTTCTTCGGAGACGCGGACGAGCGCCGCGGCGGCCCCCCTCTGGATCCGCAGAGCACCATCGACGATGGTTCGGCCGCTGCGTGGATACTGGTCGAGCAGACGGGACGCAGCATCGAAATCGGTGAATTCGACCCTGGGTCGGCCACCAACGTGTTGGTCGACCCGGTCGCATTGGACCAACCGGGTATCGACCGGGTACAGACCTATGTCGAGTCGGGCGGGCAGGTGGTGTTGCTCGACCCCGACGAGCGTCTGGTCGAGCTTGCCGGCGCCGGAACGCTCGACGACGATCTGGCGTGCGATGTCGAGGGCTTCACCGATGTCGACTCGCTCACCACTGGGGTTGCTCGCGCAATCGCATCGCCTGCCGGTGCCCAGAGTTGCTTCGAGGTCGCTGATGGGTGGCTGGTCGTGTCGGCGCCGATGGGCACCGGACGTCTTGTGGCCGTGGGGTCGTCCCGCCCGTTCATGAACCAGTGGCTCGCCGCCGACGACAACGCTGCTTTCGTGGTCGGTGTCGTGGGCCTCACCGAAGGGCCCATCACAGTTGTGGCCACAGAGAGGTTCGCGGCGATAGGGGCCGGCGATCTGACCTTGATGGAGCTGATATCGCCGGTTGCCTGGAGCGTCGTTGCGATGGTCTTGGTGGTGCTGGCCTTCTATGCGCTCACCCGCTCGCGTCGACTGGGTAACCCGGTCGACGAGACAGACCTGGTCGAGATCGACGCAACCGAGCTGACCAAGGCCACGGCACGCTTGTACGAGCGCAGCAAAGCTCGAAGCGTGGGCACCACCCGCATGTACTCGTTGCTAGATGACGACCTCGGTCGGCGTTGGCGGATAGACCCCAGAGAAGCCGGAGCCGAAGCCGTCGCGACCAAGGTCAGGGCCTTGCCAGGCGAGCGGCCGCTTCTGAAAGAGGCGCTGGACCCGCGCGCACCCGAAGACGATGCGGGCTATGTGAGGCGCATCGGCGCCTTGGTGCAGGCTCGCAGGATCGTGACCGGATCCAAGCGCAAAGAAATTCAAGAGGAACGGAGTCCCACATGA
- a CDS encoding DUF4129 domain-containing protein — MRADDADDLRNRAEEILSRPQFREPEPSLLDRFFGWLGEQLDRILSPVFDALGLGGVGGGMAWLLLVVIAAVVLYVLAKAVVNWRAGSVDDASAGFTVEASRGWSAARWRQAAAEHESAGRWDQAVRCHYRATMADLAAARKITDVPGATSGVWQQEASTNRVDPEALHDLTDVFDGVWYGSAQAQASDVERARSYGGAVVASAEDRP, encoded by the coding sequence GTGAGAGCCGACGACGCAGACGATCTTCGCAACCGCGCGGAGGAGATCTTGTCGCGGCCCCAGTTCCGCGAGCCAGAGCCGTCGCTGCTCGATCGGTTCTTCGGCTGGCTTGGCGAGCAGCTCGACCGCATCCTCAGCCCGGTCTTTGACGCTCTGGGCCTGGGCGGGGTGGGTGGTGGCATGGCCTGGCTGCTCCTGGTCGTCATCGCCGCAGTCGTCTTGTACGTGCTGGCAAAGGCAGTGGTGAACTGGCGGGCCGGTTCGGTCGATGACGCGTCGGCCGGGTTCACCGTCGAGGCCAGCCGGGGGTGGTCGGCCGCGCGGTGGCGTCAGGCAGCAGCCGAACACGAGAGCGCCGGGCGATGGGACCAAGCCGTTCGGTGTCACTACCGAGCGACCATGGCCGATCTGGCTGCAGCCAGGAAGATCACAGATGTGCCCGGTGCGACATCTGGTGTGTGGCAACAGGAGGCTTCCACCAACAGGGTCGATCCCGAGGCTCTGCACGACCTCACCGACGTGTTCGACGGTGTTTGGTACGGATCCGCGCAGGCGCAGGCCTCCGATGTCGAGCGGGCGCGCAGCTATGGCGGTGCCGTCGTGGCGTCGGCCGAGGACCGCCCGTGA
- a CDS encoding class I SAM-dependent methyltransferase: MVEYRADQYGESFADVYDDWYAHVSDVDATVRTVTAMARGPRVLELGVGTGRIALALARVGCEVVGIDASASMLQRLSRNDPAGLITAVEADMADFSLGRSFDAALIAFNTLFNLVSLDAQRSCLACVGSHLVPGGLLFVEAVVPGAAPSRRGLEAGHLEDGGLVLTATITDAVTRITRGNHVHIGADGSVRLRPWAILPTSPNEMDDMAEAAGLELVHRYGDWAGHPFDEDSTTQVSVYRRSH; encoded by the coding sequence ATGGTCGAGTACCGCGCTGACCAATACGGCGAGTCGTTCGCCGACGTCTACGACGACTGGTACGCCCACGTCTCAGACGTCGATGCGACGGTGCGGACGGTTACTGCTATGGCTCGCGGCCCGCGCGTCCTCGAGTTGGGTGTGGGCACGGGTCGTATCGCCCTGGCGCTTGCCCGTGTTGGATGTGAGGTCGTCGGCATCGACGCGTCCGCATCGATGCTCCAGCGCCTGAGCCGCAACGACCCCGCAGGCCTGATCACCGCGGTCGAAGCCGACATGGCCGACTTCTCGCTGGGCCGCAGCTTCGACGCGGCGTTGATCGCCTTCAACACGCTGTTCAACCTGGTTTCCCTCGACGCCCAACGGTCGTGCCTGGCCTGTGTCGGCAGCCATCTGGTTCCCGGAGGCTTGCTGTTCGTCGAGGCGGTGGTGCCAGGCGCCGCACCGTCGCGCAGGGGCCTCGAAGCGGGCCACCTCGAAGACGGCGGGCTGGTGCTGACGGCGACCATCACCGATGCAGTCACCAGAATCACCCGCGGAAACCACGTGCACATCGGCGCCGATGGCTCGGTGCGGCTGCGGCCGTGGGCGATCCTGCCGACCTCGCCCAATGAAATGGACGACATGGCCGAAGCCGCCGGGCTCGAGCTGGTTCACCGCTATGGCGACTGGGCCGGGCATCCATTCGACGAAGACTCGACTACACAAGTCAGCGTCTACCGACGCAGCCACTAG
- a CDS encoding phosphotransferase, with product MRAHASVEIDATSEEVWAQLSDVEGHRDWIESVESLSFITDEHAGPGTVFDVVVGIGPLRLPGRMTIERWDEGQAIGIRREGSISGTGIIALTQRGNRTNLSWEEEFALPWWLGGRAADLITRTLRMRAMKSDLQRLRDRINEQTRPDIYEPDAVEGSLVGTGRHGDVHEYGRNRVIRRNRNRASLAAERDLMMWLHQNGYPVPQVFAHPDDAAIVMERVDGPSMLDDLTAHPWRYKRHARTLVDLHNRLDSVPVPPDRLAFHGEGLVHLDLHPGNVLLGPDGPRVINWANAGVGQRGLDRAMTWVLMKTDTVDGGLAYRAAIQAIRERIAAEYRSAVGDDLVSAHATNAAELRMLDTNLRRDEADAVFRLARSLQNRPTHSRTDDV from the coding sequence GTGAGAGCCCATGCTTCGGTCGAAATCGACGCCACCAGCGAAGAGGTGTGGGCACAGCTGAGCGATGTCGAAGGCCACCGCGACTGGATCGAGTCGGTCGAGTCACTTTCGTTCATAACCGACGAGCACGCCGGCCCTGGAACCGTGTTCGACGTTGTCGTTGGCATCGGGCCGCTGCGCCTGCCAGGGCGCATGACCATCGAACGATGGGACGAGGGTCAAGCCATCGGCATTCGCCGCGAGGGTTCCATCTCGGGCACCGGCATCATCGCGTTGACCCAGCGCGGCAATCGCACAAACCTCTCGTGGGAGGAAGAGTTTGCCCTCCCCTGGTGGCTCGGCGGCAGGGCCGCAGACCTCATCACGAGAACACTGCGGATGCGGGCCATGAAGTCAGACCTCCAGCGGCTTCGCGACCGCATCAACGAACAGACCCGACCCGACATCTACGAACCCGACGCTGTCGAAGGGTCTCTGGTGGGTACTGGCAGACATGGCGACGTCCACGAATACGGCCGCAACAGGGTCATTCGCCGCAACCGCAATCGGGCTTCTTTGGCCGCCGAGCGCGACCTGATGATGTGGCTGCATCAAAACGGGTACCCGGTTCCGCAGGTCTTCGCCCATCCCGATGACGCAGCCATCGTCATGGAACGCGTCGACGGTCCAAGCATGCTCGACGACTTGACCGCTCACCCTTGGCGCTACAAGCGTCATGCCAGAACCCTCGTCGATCTTCACAACCGACTCGATTCCGTGCCGGTGCCGCCGGATCGCCTGGCCTTCCATGGCGAGGGGCTGGTGCACCTCGACCTGCACCCGGGCAACGTCTTGTTGGGGCCAGACGGCCCCAGGGTCATCAACTGGGCCAATGCGGGCGTTGGCCAACGCGGCCTCGACCGGGCAATGACCTGGGTACTGATGAAGACCGACACCGTCGACGGTGGGCTCGCTTACCGAGCCGCCATCCAGGCGATACGCGAGCGAATCGCGGCCGAGTACCGATCGGCGGTGGGCGACGATCTGGTGTCGGCGCACGCCACCAACGCCGCCGAGCTACGGATGCTCGACACCAACCTGCGCCGCGACGAGGCCGATGCCGTGTTCCGGCTGGCACGCTCGCTTCAGAACCGGCCCACCCACAGCCGAACAGACGACGTCTGA
- a CDS encoding enoyl-CoA hydratase-related protein has protein sequence MSEQFVKVDRRDDGVAVVTLERPKVNALNAQLLGQLLEAANDLTDNPPGAVVVTGGPRVFAAGADISEFGGPERAREVGGAFRAALDAVAAIPRMTIAAVNGVALGGGCELALACDMRFAATDARFGQPEILLGIIPGGGGTQRLTRLVGASRAKDIILSGRMVDAEEALRIGLADRVVEPGEVFGQAVAYAAELAKGAVLGQALAKRAIDDGLDQTLAAGLDIELALFEEVFTTEDSQIGVKSFLENGPGKAAFTGR, from the coding sequence ATGTCAGAGCAGTTCGTAAAGGTCGACAGACGCGACGACGGCGTGGCCGTTGTCACCCTCGAGCGCCCCAAGGTCAACGCGCTGAACGCCCAATTGTTGGGCCAGTTGCTCGAGGCCGCCAATGACCTCACCGACAATCCTCCCGGTGCAGTCGTGGTCACCGGTGGTCCACGGGTATTCGCCGCGGGAGCCGACATCTCCGAATTTGGCGGACCCGAACGGGCTCGTGAGGTCGGAGGTGCGTTCAGAGCTGCGCTCGACGCCGTGGCGGCCATTCCTCGAATGACGATCGCCGCGGTCAACGGTGTCGCCCTGGGTGGTGGGTGTGAGTTGGCACTGGCGTGCGACATGCGCTTTGCCGCCACCGATGCCCGATTCGGCCAGCCCGAGATACTCCTGGGCATCATCCCGGGTGGGGGTGGCACCCAGCGCCTCACCAGGCTCGTCGGTGCGTCGCGTGCAAAGGACATCATCCTCAGCGGTCGCATGGTCGACGCCGAAGAAGCGTTGCGTATCGGCCTGGCGGATCGGGTGGTCGAGCCCGGAGAGGTGTTCGGCCAGGCGGTTGCCTATGCCGCGGAGCTCGCCAAGGGAGCTGTGTTGGGTCAGGCGCTGGCCAAGAGAGCCATCGACGACGGCCTCGATCAGACCCTGGCAGCCGGCCTCGACATCGAGTTGGCGCTGTTCGAGGAGGTCTTCACCACCGAAGACAGCCAGATCGGGGTCAAGTCGTTCCTCGAGAACGGTCCGGGCAAGGCGGCCTTCACCGGGCGTTGA
- a CDS encoding NifU family protein produces MRAQVEKVMTVIRPAMQADGGDIELVDVDTDSGVVTVELLGACGDCPMSEQDLKLGVERVLMQRVPGVTSVVNKSVLPAAAEQTFELRGLSI; encoded by the coding sequence ATGAGAGCTCAGGTCGAGAAAGTCATGACCGTCATCCGGCCCGCAATGCAGGCCGACGGTGGCGATATCGAGCTTGTCGATGTCGATACCGACAGCGGTGTGGTCACCGTCGAGTTGCTGGGTGCATGTGGTGATTGCCCGATGTCCGAGCAAGATCTCAAGCTGGGTGTCGAACGGGTTCTGATGCAGCGCGTTCCGGGCGTCACATCGGTGGTCAACAAATCGGTTCTACCCGCAGCAGCCGAGCAGACCTTCGAGCTTCGGGGCCTGAGCATCTAG
- the murA gene encoding UDP-N-acetylglucosamine 1-carboxyvinyltransferase has product MDRIVVSESGPLEGEVPIHGAKNSVLKLMAATLLAAGDYELTNVPDIVDVRLMADLLEAMNVEVDLAPPRCRISVPALVRPEAPYELVERMRASIVVLGPLLARYGRARVALPGGDDFGPRPIDMHLDALRQLGAHFDTAHGNIEGRADRLLGTEVLLEYPSVGATENILMASVLAKGETVIENAAREPEISDLANFLVAMGASIEGAGTSTITVEGVDELHSTDHRVVADRIEAATFLSALGVAGGELTLSGARPEHMDMLLRKLSDMGMQICATEGGLWAAVHGRLDSVDIATLPYPGVATDYKPFIVAMLTVASGVGIVTENIFGGRFRYVDELRRMGADIRTEGHHAVVRGCERLSGAPVKAHDIRAGAALVVAGLGATGSTEISGVDHIDRGYTDLVGDLAAVGANIRRCS; this is encoded by the coding sequence ATGGATCGCATCGTCGTGAGCGAGAGTGGACCCCTCGAAGGGGAGGTCCCAATCCACGGCGCCAAGAACTCGGTGCTGAAGCTGATGGCCGCCACATTGCTGGCGGCCGGTGACTACGAGCTGACAAACGTACCCGACATCGTCGATGTCAGGCTGATGGCCGACCTGCTCGAAGCCATGAACGTCGAGGTCGACCTGGCCCCGCCCAGGTGTCGGATCTCGGTGCCGGCGCTCGTGCGCCCAGAGGCTCCATACGAACTGGTGGAGCGGATGCGGGCTTCGATAGTGGTTCTAGGGCCGCTGCTCGCCCGCTATGGCCGGGCGCGTGTGGCGCTTCCGGGCGGTGACGACTTCGGCCCCCGGCCCATCGACATGCACCTCGACGCGCTCAGGCAGCTGGGCGCCCACTTCGACACGGCTCACGGCAACATCGAGGGCCGTGCCGATCGGTTGCTCGGAACCGAAGTGCTGCTCGAGTATCCGAGTGTGGGCGCCACCGAGAACATCTTGATGGCATCGGTGCTGGCGAAGGGCGAGACCGTCATCGAGAACGCTGCCCGTGAGCCAGAGATCTCAGACCTGGCGAACTTCCTGGTCGCTATGGGCGCCAGCATCGAAGGGGCCGGAACGTCGACCATCACGGTCGAAGGTGTCGACGAGCTGCACTCGACCGACCATCGGGTCGTGGCCGACCGGATCGAGGCAGCGACCTTTCTGTCCGCTCTTGGCGTTGCCGGGGGCGAGCTGACGCTGTCGGGGGCCAGGCCCGAACACATGGACATGTTGCTGCGCAAGCTGAGCGATATGGGTATGCAGATCTGCGCTACCGAAGGCGGCCTGTGGGCTGCGGTGCACGGACGCCTCGACTCGGTCGACATCGCAACATTGCCTTACCCGGGCGTCGCCACCGACTACAAGCCGTTCATCGTCGCGATGCTCACGGTTGCCAGCGGCGTCGGAATCGTCACCGAGAACATCTTCGGTGGGCGTTTCCGCTATGTGGACGAGCTTCGCCGAATGGGAGCAGACATACGCACCGAGGGTCACCACGCCGTCGTGAGGGGATGCGAACGACTGTCGGGTGCACCGGTGAAGGCCCACGACATACGGGCCGGGGCCGCCCTGGTGGTCGCCGGGCTGGGAGCAACAGGCTCGACCGAGATTTCGGGTGTCGACCACATCGATCGTGGGTATACAGACCTGGTAGGCGATCTGGCGGCCGTGGGTGCAAACATCCGGCGTTGCTCTTGA